A portion of the Atribacteraceae bacterium genome contains these proteins:
- a CDS encoding prolipoprotein diacylglyceryl transferase — MMQGGFNPVAFSIGPLTIRWYGVAMALSIFLAIWYLLRKGKSLGIKEEALLTMSFLAVICGLIGARLVFVAANHPDWFWRKPVQIFKVYEGGLAWHGGLLGGVAAAWWYLRFRVRISFNLVADLAVPGLGLGYSLIRVANIINQEILGRPTDFSFGRWPAQSVGIGIGIFLFIRYFYLDRYRLPIGYQFWSFVFYHQILRGLLEETIRDMPLVIAVYLNRSWGMGFFTAAQVATLPILLFVWRMWPRKDQEASPTIAPPTDRRGKTTAKRRRERSG; from the coding sequence ATGATGCAAGGCGGTTTCAACCCGGTCGCTTTCAGTATCGGACCTCTCACCATCCGCTGGTATGGGGTGGCCATGGCTTTGTCCATATTCCTGGCCATCTGGTATCTGCTGAGAAAAGGTAAATCACTCGGCATCAAAGAAGAGGCCCTTTTGACGATGAGTTTTTTGGCGGTCATCTGTGGGCTGATCGGTGCCCGGCTGGTTTTTGTCGCCGCCAATCACCCCGACTGGTTCTGGCGAAAACCGGTTCAGATCTTCAAAGTCTATGAGGGAGGATTGGCCTGGCACGGCGGACTGTTGGGTGGAGTGGCGGCAGCTTGGTGGTATCTTCGTTTTCGAGTTCGAATCTCCTTCAACCTGGTGGCGGATCTGGCTGTCCCGGGTTTAGGCCTGGGATATTCCCTGATCCGGGTGGCCAATATCATCAATCAGGAAATACTCGGCCGCCCTACGGATTTTTCCTTCGGACGCTGGCCGGCACAGTCTGTCGGTATCGGCATCGGAATCTTTCTCTTTATCCGCTATTTCTATCTTGACCGCTACCGTTTGCCGATCGGTTACCAGTTCTGGTCTTTTGTCTTTTACCACCAGATACTAAGGGGACTCCTGGAAGAAACCATCCGGGATATGCCTCTGGTCATAGCTGTGTATTTAAACCGCTCATGGGGTATGGGGTTTTTCACCGCCGCCCAGGTAGCTACGTTGCCGATCCTATTGTTCGTTTGGCGGATGTGGCCCCGTAAAGATCAAGAAGCATCACCGACGATTGCTCCGCCCACCGATCGGCGGGGAAAAACTACCGCTAAACGACGGAGGGAGCGTTCAGGCTGA